From one Parambassis ranga chromosome 5, fParRan2.1, whole genome shotgun sequence genomic stretch:
- the nop10 gene encoding H/ACA ribonucleoprotein complex subunit 3, protein MFLQYYLNESGDRVYTLKKATPDGQPTSSAHPARFSPDDKFSRHRVLLKKRFGILITQQPKLVL, encoded by the exons ATGTTTCTGCAGTATTACCTGAACGAGAGCGGGGACCGAGTCTACACGCTAAAg AAGGCGACTCCTGATGGACAGCCCACCAGCTCGGCCCACCCGGCTCGTTTCTCACCGGACGACAAGTTCTCACGACACCGCGTGTTGCTGAAGAAACGCTTCGGCATCCTAATCACACAGCAGCCCAAGCTGGTTCTGTGA
- the lpcat4 gene encoding lysophospholipid acyltransferase LPCAT4 isoform X1, whose translation MERSDCHAGFPHPFIHELKLSRAQRIRGIILGTILFPIRITLAAICFLLMWPVARLRLAGLSAEERSRPVTGWRRWFLHPIVLQLSRAVFFSLGFFWVKVKGRRADLKEAPVLVVAPHSSFLDMLVLCPTQLATVVSRSENTSLPVIGALLEFNQSVIVSRKDPESRRMAVTQLNERLTSKGYWPQMLMFPEGTTTNGHALIKFKPGAFLAGVPVQPVLLRYPNKLDTVRWTYKGTTWIEALWHTCSQFYTNMTVEFLPVYTPSQEEKDNPNLYADNVQKLMAEALGIPATDYVMEGGVPVSKLGGLSLPLESPARETLSLLHRNGLETCDLEAALDRMIDRCQSGAQGLKTSAEELASVLALTDKRTALQICGLYSKDETVDLRQIYLSVSALSGFVDFKSLLHSAFSLFDREARGSLSAEELSDLMGALLGVPQANTAQLYTEACRQGRLTEGDLLRVLTTHPTYRRALNEFLQPGDEEAGSRAALANRKAVNNNENMNNGNGLSYYSKKFE comes from the exons ATGGAGAGGTCCGACTGCCACGCAGGGTTTCCACATCCTTTCATTCACGAGCTGAAGCTGAGCAGAGCGCAGAGGATCAGG GGAATCATTCTGGGCACCATCCTCTTCCCCATCCGCATCACCCTGGCGGCCATTTGCTTTCTCCTCATGTGGCCCGTTGCCCGTCTTCGCCTGGCGGGCCTGTCGGCGGAGGAGCGCTCTCGACCCGTCACGGGCTGGCGGCGCTGGTTCTTGCACCCCATCGTCTTGCAGCTGAGCCGAGCCGTGTTCTTCTCGCTGGGTTTCTTTTGGGtgaaggtcaaaggtcgcaGGGCGGATCTGAAGGAGGCGCCCGTCTTGGTGGTGGCGccacacagcagcttcctggACATGTTGGTTCTGTGTCCAACCCAGCTGGCGACGGTGGTGTCCCGGTCGGAGAACACAAGCCTGCCGGTCATAGGag CTCTGCTAGAGTTCAACCAGTCTGTGATCGTGAGCAGGAAGGATCCGGAGTCGAGGAGAATGGCGGTCACTCAGCTCAATGAGAGGCTGACCTCCAAGGGTTACTGGCCCCAG ATGCTAATGTTTCCTGAGGGAACCACGACCAACGGTCACGCCCTCATTAAATTCAAGCCCG GTGCCTTCCTGGCCGGAGTCCCCGTCCAGCCTGTTCTGCTGCGTTACCCCAACAAGCTG GATACTGTGCGTTGGACATACAAAGGAACAACATG GATCGAAGCTTTGTGGCACACCTGCTCACAGTTCTACACCAACATGACGGTGGAG TTTTTGCCGGTTTACACCCCCTCCCAGGAGGAGAAGGACAACCCCAACCTGTATGCCGACAACGTTCAGAAGCTTATGGCCGA GGCCCTGGGAATTCCAGCCACGGACTACGTGATGGAGGGCGGGGTTCCTGTCAGTAAGCTGGgcggcctctctctccctctggagTCTCCGGCCAGAGAAACGCTGTCACTGCTTCACCGAAACGG tCTGGAAACTTGTGATTTAGAAGCGGCGCTGGACagaatgattgacaggtgtcaGTCAGGAGCTCAGGGGTTAAAGACCAGTGCAGAGGAGCTGGCCTCTGTTCTGGCTCTGACGGATAAACGGACAGCTTTGCAAATCTGTGGCCTCTACTCCAAG GATGAGACTGTGGACCTCAGACAGATCTACCTGAGCGTCTCGGCGCTCTCTGGATTTGTGGACTTTAAGTCGCTGCTTCACTCTGCATTTAGT CTGTTTGACAGGGAGGCCAGAGGCAGCCTGAGTGCAGAGGAGCTGTCAGACCTCATGGGGGCGCTGCTGGGTGTTCCTCAGGCCAACACTGCTCAGCTGTACACTGAGGCCTGCAGACAGGGCCGGCTCACTGAAG GCGACCTGCTGCGAGTGCTGACGACTCACCCGACCTATCGGAGGGCGCTGAACGAATTCCTGCAGCCTGGGGACGAGGAGGCGGGCTCTCGGGCGGCGCTGGCCAATAGGAAGGCGGTgaacaacaatgaaaacatgaacaacGGAAACGGCTTGAGCTACTACAGCAAGAAGTTTGAATGA
- the lpcat4 gene encoding lysophospholipid acyltransferase LPCAT4 isoform X2, whose protein sequence is MWPVARLRLAGLSAEERSRPVTGWRRWFLHPIVLQLSRAVFFSLGFFWVKVKGRRADLKEAPVLVVAPHSSFLDMLVLCPTQLATVVSRSENTSLPVIGALLEFNQSVIVSRKDPESRRMAVTQLNERLTSKGYWPQMLMFPEGTTTNGHALIKFKPGAFLAGVPVQPVLLRYPNKLDTVRWTYKGTTWIEALWHTCSQFYTNMTVEFLPVYTPSQEEKDNPNLYADNVQKLMAEALGIPATDYVMEGGVPVSKLGGLSLPLESPARETLSLLHRNGLETCDLEAALDRMIDRCQSGAQGLKTSAEELASVLALTDKRTALQICGLYSKDETVDLRQIYLSVSALSGFVDFKSLLHSAFSLFDREARGSLSAEELSDLMGALLGVPQANTAQLYTEACRQGRLTEGDLLRVLTTHPTYRRALNEFLQPGDEEAGSRAALANRKAVNNNENMNNGNGLSYYSKKFE, encoded by the exons ATGTGGCCCGTTGCCCGTCTTCGCCTGGCGGGCCTGTCGGCGGAGGAGCGCTCTCGACCCGTCACGGGCTGGCGGCGCTGGTTCTTGCACCCCATCGTCTTGCAGCTGAGCCGAGCCGTGTTCTTCTCGCTGGGTTTCTTTTGGGtgaaggtcaaaggtcgcaGGGCGGATCTGAAGGAGGCGCCCGTCTTGGTGGTGGCGccacacagcagcttcctggACATGTTGGTTCTGTGTCCAACCCAGCTGGCGACGGTGGTGTCCCGGTCGGAGAACACAAGCCTGCCGGTCATAGGag CTCTGCTAGAGTTCAACCAGTCTGTGATCGTGAGCAGGAAGGATCCGGAGTCGAGGAGAATGGCGGTCACTCAGCTCAATGAGAGGCTGACCTCCAAGGGTTACTGGCCCCAG ATGCTAATGTTTCCTGAGGGAACCACGACCAACGGTCACGCCCTCATTAAATTCAAGCCCG GTGCCTTCCTGGCCGGAGTCCCCGTCCAGCCTGTTCTGCTGCGTTACCCCAACAAGCTG GATACTGTGCGTTGGACATACAAAGGAACAACATG GATCGAAGCTTTGTGGCACACCTGCTCACAGTTCTACACCAACATGACGGTGGAG TTTTTGCCGGTTTACACCCCCTCCCAGGAGGAGAAGGACAACCCCAACCTGTATGCCGACAACGTTCAGAAGCTTATGGCCGA GGCCCTGGGAATTCCAGCCACGGACTACGTGATGGAGGGCGGGGTTCCTGTCAGTAAGCTGGgcggcctctctctccctctggagTCTCCGGCCAGAGAAACGCTGTCACTGCTTCACCGAAACGG tCTGGAAACTTGTGATTTAGAAGCGGCGCTGGACagaatgattgacaggtgtcaGTCAGGAGCTCAGGGGTTAAAGACCAGTGCAGAGGAGCTGGCCTCTGTTCTGGCTCTGACGGATAAACGGACAGCTTTGCAAATCTGTGGCCTCTACTCCAAG GATGAGACTGTGGACCTCAGACAGATCTACCTGAGCGTCTCGGCGCTCTCTGGATTTGTGGACTTTAAGTCGCTGCTTCACTCTGCATTTAGT CTGTTTGACAGGGAGGCCAGAGGCAGCCTGAGTGCAGAGGAGCTGTCAGACCTCATGGGGGCGCTGCTGGGTGTTCCTCAGGCCAACACTGCTCAGCTGTACACTGAGGCCTGCAGACAGGGCCGGCTCACTGAAG GCGACCTGCTGCGAGTGCTGACGACTCACCCGACCTATCGGAGGGCGCTGAACGAATTCCTGCAGCCTGGGGACGAGGAGGCGGGCTCTCGGGCGGCGCTGGCCAATAGGAAGGCGGTgaacaacaatgaaaacatgaacaacGGAAACGGCTTGAGCTACTACAGCAAGAAGTTTGAATGA
- the emc4 gene encoding ER membrane protein complex subunit 4: protein MASPGGQGGGGALSTRGGGGGARRMKWALELSLGNIRSRGDRQGGQGDVVYPIGYSEKPVPDTSIQETDKNLVEKRCWDVALGPLKQIPMNLFIMYMSGNTISIFPIMMVCMMAWRPIQALMSMSATFKLLESSSQQWLQGLVYLVGNLLGSALAIYKCQSMGLLPTHSSDWLAFIEPPQRMEIMGGGMVL from the exons ATGGCGTCTCCAGGAGGACAAGGTGGAGGAGGGGCTCTGTCAAcgagaggaggtggtggtggtgccaGGAGGATGAAGTGGGCTCTGGAGTTGAGCTTGGGCAACATCAG GAGTCGTGGTGACCGGCAGGGAGGTCAGGGAGATGTTGTTTATCCCATCGGCTACTCTGAGAAACCTGTTCCAGACACCAGCATCCAGGAGACAGACAAGAACCTGGTGGAGAAG AGATGCTGGGACGTGGCGCTGGGCCCGCTCAAGCAGATCCCCATGAACCTCTTCATCATGTACATGTCCGGAAATACAATTTCCATCTTCCCCATCATGATGGTCTGCATGATGGCCTGGAGGCCCATCCAGGCTCTCATGTCCATGTCAGCCA CCTTCAAGCTGTTAGAGAGCTCCAGTCAGCAGTGGCTGCAGGGACTCGTCTACCTGGTCGGGAACCTGCTGGGCTCGGCGTTGGCCATCTACAAGTGTCAGTCGATGGGGCTGCTCCCGACACACtcgtctgattggctggcttTCATAGAACCGCCCCAG AGGATGGAGATCATGGGTGGAGGGATGGTGTTGTGA
- the cyld3 gene encoding ubiquitin carboxyl-terminal hydrolase CYLD, whose translation MSGARELNRKRRPPKMFLISTELNVQDQLEGTILLQRGFICQEQDLGKSRGENPWVKVLDNNVMVKIERRFLLEIPPELTGLLEPVSDPDVRLKLLTNPGKLQQLSSLPLHAPLWVQMGQPDELAEAELKYVGPLTRGGSAVYFGVQLKGSSAGKGVSNGSFKGHRLFTCPEACALFVSASQIRLRHWSRSNGSEAHERARDRDQHRRGSASNNHPSNGNPSNNDRGQQQQHLQQQHGHHVSFHQRRSSSPPPPHNIGILPRTAELPPIAAHNQVRGPLSPPLFHIGQRVCFPLEDAVVGGEVRFCGPLPSRSASGMYVGVLLDAPVGKWNGYYKDTKLCHIPSPIYGLLLPVSNVSLEHKSHRHIPLQQIPKSILKPAGPPAPKSAPASPPASAPKIALMPPTKQVLKAPPLPPPKPTQKPVPPPLPPPKQPHPSSPPATDQPQHLNGVHGPSSPLRSPDYGEGAEENGDAGLGGDLEVGSMVEVNDPPLFGVIRWIGQISGVSEPVAGIELDQELSAGTDGSYLGERHFRCPANKGLFVKLRNCRRDSRFPAPEMPVNQVERCNSIAFAEWGSERVEDHTPPVDGEEARDLYQGSKRGIQGHLNSCYLDATLFSLFSCCSSADWVLFWPSDPESDQSSLQAQDLLRCEIVNPLRRFGYVCASKTMALRRLLEAANRDTGFTNQEKDPEEFLNKLFQLLRVEPLLKIRSMTQQPQECHLYQLFPPTLPPSPSSPLPLSPLVSPIPISSPSSGRMRVASVQALLESSFLHSGLKFVEAPSCLLLLMPRFGKDFKMFDAILPTLSLDITDLLDDTLRQCSICQAVAGWECLQCYEDPDITPGHLKQYCQTCNTQVHSHRKRASHSPVKIGVPGGSWEGPLHCTRQRMSLFAVTCIETSHYVSFVRHGPLPIDWLFFDSMADREGGENGFNIPQVRACPEVGRFLTLTEEELSRVDVASLREPARRLLCDSYMCLYHSPELSLYK comes from the exons ATGTCAGGAGCTCGTGAACTGAACAGGAAGCGCCGCCCCCCTAAAATGTTCTTGATCTCGACCGAACTGAACGTCCAGGACCAGCTGGAAGGTACCATTCTGCTACAGCGGGGGTTCATCTGCCAGGAGCAAGACCTGGgcaagagcagaggggaaaaccCCTGGGTCAAG GTGTTGGACAATAATGTCATGGTAAAAATAGAGAGGAGGTTCCTGCTCGAAATCCCCCCTGAGCTCACCGGTCTGCTGGAGCCTGTGTCGGATCCGGATGTTCGCCTGAAGCTTCTGA ccaatcctgggaagctgcagcagctgtcttCTCTGCCTCTCCATGCCCCGCTCTGGGTCCAAATGGGTCAACCGGATGAGCTGGCAGAGGCAGAGCTTAAGTACGTCGGGCCTCTGACAAGAGGGGGCAGTGCGGTGTATTTTGGGGTACAACTCAAG GGCTCATCGGCCGGCAAAGGAGTGAGCAACGGCTCCTTTAAGGGTCACCGGCTCTTCACCTGTCCTGAAGCCTGCGCTCTCTTTGTCTCAGCCAGTCAGATCAGGCTCCGCCACTGGTCTCGCAGCAATGGTTCTGAAGCACACGAAAGAGCTCGCGACCGAGACCAGCACCGCCGCGGCAGCGCCAGTAATAATCACCCCAGCAACGGGAATCCTAGCAACAATGATCGaggtcaacagcagcagcatctgcagcagcagcatggtcaTCACGTCAGTTTCCACCAGCGTCGCTCAAGCAGTCCTCCCCCGCCGCACAACATCGGCATCCTCCCTCGAACTGCGGAGTTGCCGCCTATCGCTGCTCATAACCAGGTGCGAGGACCTTTATCACCTCCCCTGTTTCACATCGGTCAGCGCGTGTGTTTTCCCCTGGAGGACGCTGTCGTTGGAGGGGAGGTGCGCTTCTGTGGTCCCCTGCCCAGCCGGTCTGCATCAGGAATGTATGTTGGAGTCCTTCTG GATGCTCCTGTTGGTAAATGGAACGGGTATTACAAAGACACGAAGCTCTGCCACATTCCCTCTCCCATCTATGGACTCCTGCTGCCGGTCTCCAACGTTTCCTTAG aacaTAAATCCCATCGTCACATCCCTCTTCAGCAAATACCCAAATCCATCCTGAAGCCAGCAGGGCCTCCTGCCCCCAAATCAGCCCCAGCGTCGCCACCGGCCTCTGCTCCCAAGATCGCCCTCATGCCTCCAACCAAACAAGTGCTTAAAGCACCTCCCCTGCCTCCACCTAAACCCACACAAAAACCCGTGCCTCCTCCTCTACCGCCCCCAAAACAACCACACCCCTCGTCACCACCTGCCACCGATCAACCACAGCACCTTAACGGTGTGCACGGCCCCTCCTCGCCTCTGAGGTCTCCCGACTATGGCGAAGGTGCAGAGGAGAACGGAGATGCAGGACTCGGGGGTGACCTGGAGGTGGGGTCGATGGTCGAAGTGAATGACCCGCCGCTTTTTGGGGTCATCCGCTGGATTGGACAGATAAGCGGTGTTTCGGAGCCAGTCGCAGGAATAGAGCTG gaccaggagctgtCTGCTGGAACAGACGGCAGTTATCTCGGTGAACGTCATTTCCGTTGCCCGGCCAACAAGGGGCTGTTCGTTAAACTTCGCAACTGCAGACGAGACTCCAGGTTCCCGGCCCCGGAGATGCCCGTCAACCAAGTGGAGAGGTGCAACTCTATAG CCTTTGCAGAGTGGGGCAGTGAACGTGTGGAGGACCACACTCCTCCAGTGGATGGGGAGGAGGCCCGAGACCTCTATCAGGGCTCAAAGAGAGGCATCCAGGGTCACCTGAACTCCTGCTACCTGGACGCTACGCTATTCAG TCTGTTCTCCTGCTGCAGTTCAGCTGACTGGGTCTTATTTTGGCCATCTGACCCTGAATCTGACCAAAGCTCCCTTCAGGCTCAGGACCTGCTGCGCTGTGAGATAGTCAACCCACTgcgaag gtTCGGCTACGTGTGTGCCAGTAAGACCATGGCCTTGCGGCGACTGCTGGAAGCCGCCAACAGGGACACCGGCTTCACCAACCAGGAGAAAG ACCCTGAAGAGTTCCTCAACAAGCTTTTCCAGCTCCTCCGAGTCGAGCCTCTCCTAAAGATCAG GTCAATGACTCAGCAGCCTCAGGAGTGTCACCTTTATCAGCTCTTTCCGCCTACCCTCCCGCCCTCTCCCTCCTCGCCCTTACCCCTCTCCCCGCTTGTTTCCCCCATCCCCATCTCCTCGCCGTCGTCAGGTCGGATGCGGGTTGCCAGCGTCCAGGCCCTCCTGGAGTCCTCCTTCCTCCACTCCGGCCTCAAGTTTGTCGAG GCCCCCTCCTGCCTCCTACTGCTCATGCCCAGGTTTGGGAAAGACTTCAAAATGTTTGATGCCATCTTGCCCACCCTCAGCCTGGACATCACCGACCTGCTAGACGACA CTTTGAGACAGTGCAGTATCTGTCAGGCTGTAGCTGGGTGGGAGTGTCTGCAGTGTTATGAAGACCCAGACATCACTCCTGGACATCTTAAGCAGTACTGCCAGACCTGCAATACACAG GTCCACAGTCACAGGAAGAGGGCGTCCCATAGCCCGGTGAAGATAGGTGTTCCCGGAGGATCGTGGGAGGGCCCACTGCACTGCACCCGCCAGCGAATGTCCCTGTTTGCGGTGACATGCATTGAGACCAGTCACTACGTGAGCTTCGTCAGGCACGGGCCCCTCCCCATCGACTGGCTGTTTTTTGACAGTATGGCAGACCGAgaag GTGGAGAGAACGGCTTCAACATCCCGCAGGTGAGGGCGTGTCCGGAGGTGGGCCGCTTCCTCACCCTGacggaggaggagctgagcagaGTCGATGTTGCCTCGTTGCGGGAGCCTGCCCGCCGCCTGCTGTGCGACTCCTACATGTGTCTGTACCACAGCCCCGAGCTCAGCCTGTACAAGTGA